In Paenibacillus sp. 1781tsa1, one DNA window encodes the following:
- a CDS encoding dipicolinate synthase subunit B yields MNWQGKTVGYAITGSHCTFEEVMPVISRFVAEGANVIPIISNSVLTTDTRFGTAQNWQKQLKDITGNDIISTIVEAEPLGPSKLLDVLVIAPCTGNTTSKLANAMTDSPVLMAAKAQMRNQRPLVLAISTNDGLGLNAANIAKLLVAKYLYFVPFGQDDPVKKPNSLVAKMELIPEACWSALEGKQLQPMIVERSSQA; encoded by the coding sequence ATGAACTGGCAGGGAAAAACGGTAGGTTATGCAATTACAGGTTCTCATTGTACGTTTGAAGAGGTTATGCCGGTTATTAGCCGCTTCGTGGCTGAAGGTGCCAACGTCATTCCGATTATTTCGAATTCGGTTCTGACGACCGATACACGCTTCGGTACGGCGCAAAATTGGCAAAAACAGTTGAAAGATATAACAGGTAATGATATCATTTCTACAATTGTTGAAGCGGAGCCATTAGGGCCTTCCAAGCTGCTTGATGTGCTGGTGATTGCTCCATGCACAGGAAATACAACAAGCAAGCTGGCTAATGCGATGACCGACAGTCCAGTGCTAATGGCAGCCAAAGCGCAGATGCGCAACCAGCGTCCGCTTGTGCTCGCGATTTCCACGAATGACGGTCTGGGCTTGAATGCTGCGAATATCGCCAAATTGCTCGTGGCCAAATACTTGTATTTTGTGCCATTTGGGCAGGACGATCCAGTGAAGAAACCAAACTCGTTAGTCGCCAAAATGGAATTGATTCCAGAGGCTTGCTGGAGTGCCCTTGAGGGCAAACAGTTGCAGCCGATGATTGTGGAGCGCTCTTCACAAGCTTAA
- the dapG gene encoding aspartate kinase — translation MRIMVQKFGGTSLSTVQAREHVLRHVKRELEAGLSLVIVVSAMGRRGEPYATDTLLDWAAQNGNALSAREKDLLLCCGEIISATTLSSLLEHEGIPTTVLTGAQAGFVTDDNFGNARILDVRPVRVLEQLQLGRVVIVTGFQGQTENGDFTTLGRGGSDTSATALGAALRAEMVDIYTDVNGILTADPRIVEDARPLTVVSYAEICNMAHHGAKVIHPRAVEIAMQSQIPVRVRSTFADTEGTLVTHPEGFRDVQTGIVDRYVTGIAYVSNVTQITVDVPGGADRLQLKVFKTMAENSISVDFINVTPSGVVYTVFDSDSEKAIQVLQEIGLKPQSLSGCAKVSVIGGGINGVPGIMARIVESLTLADIQILQSADSNTTIWVLVKKEDMVQALRALHASFELHL, via the coding sequence ATGCGTATCATGGTACAGAAATTCGGAGGCACGTCTCTCTCCACTGTTCAGGCGAGAGAGCATGTGCTCCGTCACGTTAAACGTGAACTTGAGGCAGGATTGAGTCTAGTCATTGTTGTGTCTGCGATGGGTCGCCGCGGCGAGCCATATGCAACCGATACGTTGCTGGACTGGGCTGCACAGAACGGAAACGCACTATCCGCACGCGAAAAGGATTTACTGCTGTGCTGTGGTGAAATCATATCAGCGACGACTTTGAGCAGTTTACTCGAACATGAAGGCATTCCAACTACAGTGCTGACCGGTGCACAAGCAGGTTTTGTGACGGACGACAATTTCGGGAATGCCCGGATATTGGATGTCCGTCCTGTTCGTGTGTTGGAGCAGCTTCAGCTCGGCCGTGTCGTCATTGTAACCGGATTCCAGGGCCAGACGGAGAACGGAGACTTCACGACACTGGGGCGTGGGGGAAGTGATACGTCTGCAACAGCACTTGGTGCAGCATTACGTGCTGAAATGGTGGATATCTACACCGATGTGAACGGGATACTCACTGCCGATCCGCGAATTGTTGAGGATGCGCGTCCGTTGACTGTTGTGAGTTATGCTGAGATCTGTAATATGGCCCACCACGGGGCCAAGGTCATCCATCCACGTGCGGTCGAGATTGCCATGCAATCCCAGATTCCAGTACGGGTAAGATCTACTTTTGCAGACACGGAAGGAACGCTGGTTACGCATCCGGAAGGATTTCGGGATGTGCAGACAGGCATTGTTGACCGTTATGTAACAGGTATCGCCTACGTGAGCAATGTAACGCAAATTACGGTGGATGTGCCTGGTGGAGCAGATCGATTGCAACTAAAAGTGTTCAAAACCATGGCCGAGAATTCGATCAGCGTTGATTTTATTAATGTTACCCCCTCGGGAGTTGTCTATACGGTTTTTGACAGTGATTCCGAGAAAGCCATACAAGTATTGCAGGAGATAGGTCTCAAGCCACAAAGCCTGTCCGGTTGCGCAAAAGTGTCCGTTATTGGCGGAGGCATTAATGGTGTACCTGGAATTATGGCTCGAATCGTCGAGTCCTTGACACTGGCTGACATTCAGATCCTGCAATCGGCAGATTCGAATACAACGATCTGGGTACTCGTAAAAAAAGAAGATATGGTTCAGGCCCTGAGGGCACTTCACGCCTCATTCGAACTTCATTTGTAA
- the dapA gene encoding 4-hydroxy-tetrahydrodipicolinate synthase gives MDFGRLITAMVTPFNEQGEIHWEETARLIDYLIVDQKSETLVVSGTTGESPTLSDTEKVQLFEFAVKHAAGRCKIIAGTGSNNTAHSIHLTQEAERAGVDGILLVVPYYNKPSQEGLFRHFEAIAGSTKLPIMLYNVPGRTVTSLSAATTLRLAEIPNIVATKECASTEQVTLIAASAPEHFRVYSGDDASGLPAIAVGAHGIVSVASHVVGAEMKKMIDAFYGGEPLQAAQIHQQLFPVFKGLFECPQPLPNPVAVKYALTLRGLNVGSVRLPLIPPTEEEQVYIKELLNL, from the coding sequence TTGGACTTTGGAAGATTGATTACAGCAATGGTCACTCCGTTCAATGAACAAGGAGAGATTCATTGGGAGGAAACGGCACGTCTAATCGACTATCTGATTGTAGATCAAAAGTCGGAGACGCTTGTGGTTTCCGGAACAACAGGGGAGTCTCCAACACTTAGTGATACTGAGAAAGTTCAATTATTCGAATTTGCAGTGAAACATGCGGCCGGTCGGTGCAAAATTATAGCCGGAACGGGAAGCAATAACACGGCACATTCCATCCATTTGACACAGGAAGCTGAACGTGCCGGAGTGGATGGCATATTGTTGGTTGTTCCGTATTACAACAAACCAAGCCAAGAAGGTTTGTTCAGACATTTTGAAGCGATTGCAGGCTCTACTAAGCTGCCAATTATGCTGTACAACGTGCCTGGGCGTACAGTAACCAGCCTGTCCGCAGCAACAACGCTTCGTCTTGCAGAGATCCCTAATATCGTCGCTACGAAGGAATGTGCGTCTACGGAGCAGGTTACGCTGATTGCAGCGAGTGCTCCAGAACATTTCAGAGTCTATTCCGGTGACGATGCTTCAGGCTTGCCGGCGATTGCGGTTGGAGCACATGGAATTGTCAGCGTGGCGAGTCATGTCGTAGGGGCAGAAATGAAGAAAATGATTGACGCCTTCTATGGCGGAGAACCTCTTCAGGCTGCTCAGATTCATCAGCAGCTGTTCCCTGTGTTTAAAGGCCTGTTTGAGTGTCCACAGCCTCTACCGAACCCGGTAGCAGTGAAATATGCGCTGACTTTGCGTGGTTTGAACGTTGGCTCCGTACGATTGCCTCTTATTCCGCCAACGGAAGAGGAGCAGGTTTATATCAAAGAACTGCTTAATTTGTAA